The nucleotide sequence CGGCCTTGGGCGCCTGACGGGTCTCCTGTGGGGCTGTGAAACCTGCTGCTTGTGCCGAACGCAGGAACCCGCCCGAGGCTTCCAGCCGCGCAGCCCGGGGGCGAGCAGGAGCCACGAGCGGGGAGGCGGACAGGGTCCCTCACACCAGCGGAGGCGGCGGGACTCCCTAAGCCGCGCCCCTGCGGTGCCCCCGCCCGGGCGGCAGGACGAGGCCGGGCTCGCAAGCGGCGCAGAGCCCGCGGGGAGCAGCGAGGAACAGCGCCGGGGACGCCGCAGCgcggctggggagaggaggaaagcGGCGGGGAGGGAACCagaccgccccccgccccccgcccccagcaggccCGGGCCGGGCAAGGGGGGGGCGCCCCAGCCTCATCCCAGGTCGCGGGGGGCGGGGTTCGTTCAAGCTGGCCTGTCCCTGCCCCGCTATATCCGCCCTCCCTCCCGCCGGCCCCGCAGGCGTCAGATCCCGGCCTCCCCTGCGAACCCGCCGCCCCCACCGGCTGGGGAGCCCACACACGGGGTggcgggtgtgtgtgttgggggagggggggcgcgtTGGTTCCCATACACGGgctggcctgggggggggggggggggtctgggctcGCCCCGCGCTGGGCGGTGACTAGAGCTGAGCgggcggcgcggggcggggccggacgcctgggttcgcgCTGGGGCGGGGCGAGGACTCCGGCACAGCTACTCTGCATGCGGTGAAGGCCACAGGCGCGTTGTGTCCGCGGGGCgctggccggggcggggcggTACCCGGAACCGGCTGTCAGCAAGCGAGGGGCGGTGTCTGGCTCGGCAGCCGGGACGCTGCGTTGGTGACGGGGCTATTGTAAGAgcgggcggcggggggcgggagcgcaggacgcctgggttctctgctgagtcggggggggggcgcaggacgcctgggttctctgctgagtcggggggggggcgcgcaggacgcctgggttctctgctgagtcgggggggggagcgcaggacgcctgggttctctgctgagtcgggggggggggaagcgcaggacgcctgggttctctgctgagtcggggggggggagcgcaggacgcctgggttctctgctgagtcggggggggggggcgcaggacgcctgggttctctgctgagtcggggggggggcgcgcaggacgcctgggttctctgctgagtcgggggggggagcgcaggacgcctgggttctctgctgagtcgggggggggggggagcgcaggacgcctgggttctctgctgagtcggggggggggagcgcaggacgcctgggttctctgctgagtcggggggggggggggggagcgcaggacgcctgggttctctgctgagtcggggggggggcgcaggacgcctgggttctctgctgagtcgggggtgggggcgcaggacgcctgggttctctgctgagtcgggggggggggcgcaggacgcctgggttctccgcCGGCCCTGGGCGGGGCTCAGCTGCAGGTTACTCATTCCCCGCGGACGCCCTTTGCCCGCTGCTGGCGGCCCGGGCTGAGACCCGGGAATGTCCCGTCCTCCCCCTGCGGCCTCTGCCGCTCCCTTTccagcctgccctggggcccggtggcgggggggggggttagcGCCCCCTGGCGGGGAGCCCGCCCCGGGCTAACGCTCTCTGCCTTGCAGGCCCGCCCCGGCTGCGGCGATGGAGGAGCAGGGGCCGGGCCCCGGGGGCGAGGTCGCTGCTGCCCCTGCAGGGGGGGCGCCCGAAGCGGGGCCTGAGGACGTGGGGGTGACTGAGCCGGCCCCCAGCAGCGGCGCCCCCTGCCGCTTCTTCCTGGCGGGCAGCTGCCGCTTCGGCGCCCGCTGCCGGAACCCCCACccgggggccgcccccgccaccccccggCCGCCCCCGGCCGCGCCAGCCCGCAGCAAGAAGCCCCCCATGAAGACGGCGGGGGACGTCATCTCCCGCATCCTCTGGGACCCCCGGCTGCCGCCCGGCGCGTTCACCGTGGGCCACCTGGACCGCTTCCTGGGCGTGCGGGAGGACCCCTTCACCGCCTTCTCCTGGGAGGACCTGGCCTCCGCGGGGCCGGAGGTGCTGGCCGTGCCCCAGCACCGGATCCAGTACTTCAAGTACCGGGGGCGCGTGGTGTGGGCCAAGGCCAGCCGGCTGGACGACGTGTTCGGCTCCACGGGGAGCGGCCGGACCAtcctggaggtgctggaggaggaagaggccggAGCGGGCGGCTCTGCGGGGGCACGTGGGGCAGATGGCGCTGGGGAGCCGGAGGGGGCCCTCCCTCCGGTGAGCGAAGAGGAAGCGGTGGCGGAGCTACACCCCCCCGGGGGTCCCCGGCCCCCGCGCCCCACGCACTTTGTGGCCGTGCGCATCACCAGCCCCGAGCTCCGGGCCTcggtggctgggctgcaggagactCTGACCCGAGCTGATCCCGCCTTGGCGGAGTTCTGCGTCCCGCTGCCCAGCCTCCACCTCACCCTCTGCCTCCTGGGGCTGAGCAGCCCCCGTGAGATACAGGCGGCCATCACGGCCCTGCGGGAGCTGCAGACTGAGCACCGGCGCCTCCTGCCGCCCGCCCCTGTGCTGCGCTTCCAAGGCCTGGCCAGCTTCAGGGACCACGTGCTGCACtctgcccctgcacccagcccGGAGCTGGCAGGGCTGGTCCGTGCCCTGGAGCGGGTATTTGCCTGCAAGGGACTgactctgctccagccgccgctccagGACTGCTTCCATCTCACCGTGGCGAAGATCCCGgcgggcagggagcagaggctgaACCTGCCCGTGGAGCTGCCccctggccaggagctggggacccAGGCAGTGGAGTCGCTGTGTCTGTGCCAGGTGGGTGGAGGCAGACGGACAGACGGGTTCTACAGCACCGTGGTGGAGCTGGATCTCTACTGAGGGGGTGCCCTACACAGTAGCGTCACACTCAAGCCTTTTCTGTCCCtaatccccccagcccccaaactctGGGCAGGCCAGTGCTTCTCAGGTCCCCCCAGCAGGGGAAGGAGTAGAGTCCAGTCCTTagaggggaagcagagttccATGGCTAGAGCAGGAGGGCACGAGGACTCCTAGGTTCTCTAGAGCTGAgctccccaccttgccctgatgtcatcttccccccaccagccccctccgGGGAGGGAATCTAGCTGGAATGCAGGGTCTGGTGAATGGACCCACCTGGGGCAGGTTCTACCTGGGAGCTCCTGCCTCCCTCTTaggcctctgccagctgcctctaCCCAGTGCCCAGcactccagcctgctgcaggtCGAAGGCAGAGGGTCCAGCCCCAGAGGGTTTGCACAATTGCACTCACTTCTCTTTGCCCCACACTGATTACAGAGAACATTGCTTGACAGCAGGGGCAGTTTGTACAGCTGCCTCAGCTTTGTACTGAAACTGCTGAGGCTAGGTTTGATCCTAGTGCATGAACCCCCCTGCTCCAGCAGGCCTCTCTGCactccaagtgctgctgctggaaggtgcTTTGTTGGCATGCGTGCACAGGGCAAAACCAGCAGCAACCCTCTGGTCCTCAGAGAGAAAGGAACCTTTCGGCCCTCTCGCTCAGGGTAGATCTGCAGGGCTTGCGGCTAACAGAGGACTAGACCCAGGGAGCTGCTCGAGGTAGTTAActctcagcagcagcaagggctgCCTGCTAGCACTTACTAGGAGATGAAGAGAATCTAGGAGTCACCAAGCCAGACAAACACATTACGCAGGCCTGTATCTTGTGGCATCTAAATGCCTTTGGAAATCTGACCCTGAACAATTTGTCAAGGGCACTGGAGCAAAGCCAGGGGATCCCTGGCGGAGCCTCAAAAAGCAGCATGCAAGAGCCATTTTTCTTTCTGCATttgttattttattagttttcaatTTCAAGAAAAATACTCCTCAGAAAGGAAGAGCgtttctggaaagaaaaaaaaaaaagcatttgaaacCCAGCTATTCATGCTGCCAAGAGCACACCAGAAAAAGTTACATATGTCCAACaaaagagggagggggaaggctcagAAAGAATGAGACGCTAAAGAGactaggaaggaaggaaaagaaaagacaaagggagggtggggagaggggaaggaatggGTCATTACCCAGTTACCTGTAAAGAAACTgaggaaagggaaaaataaataaaaatcaacttAATTGAGCATAGACAAAAAACTCCAGGACACAGAAATGGTGAAACTTAGGC is from Carettochelys insculpta isolate YL-2023 chromosome 22, ASM3395843v1, whole genome shotgun sequence and encodes:
- the LENG9 gene encoding leukocyte receptor cluster member 9; the encoded protein is MEEQGPGPGGEVAAAPAGGAPEAGPEDVGVTEPAPSSGAPCRFFLAGSCRFGARCRNPHPGAAPATPRPPPAAPARSKKPPMKTAGDVISRILWDPRLPPGAFTVGHLDRFLGVREDPFTAFSWEDLASAGPEVLAVPQHRIQYFKYRGRVVWAKASRLDDVFGSTGSGRTILEVLEEEEAGAGGSAGARGADGAGEPEGALPPVSEEEAVAELHPPGGPRPPRPTHFVAVRITSPELRASVAGLQETLTRADPALAEFCVPLPSLHLTLCLLGLSSPREIQAAITALRELQTEHRRLLPPAPVLRFQGLASFRDHVLHSAPAPSPELAGLVRALERVFACKGLTLLQPPLQDCFHLTVAKIPAGREQRLNLPVELPPGQELGTQAVESLCLCQVGGGRRTDGFYSTVVELDLY